One genomic region from Bacillota bacterium encodes:
- a CDS encoding ATP-binding cassette domain-containing protein — protein sequence MPADVIAVEGLEKRYGGVEAVRGVSFAVREGELFAFLGPNGAGKTTTIQILATLLEPSGGRATVAGHDVVRERARVRQAIGIVFQEPTLDDRLTAMENLVFHGLLYGLSAGQVRERAAPLLRLAGLEERAGDRVRTYSGGMRRRLELVRGLIHTPRVLFLDEPTVGLDPQSRAQMWELIRELPQKYGVTVFMTTHYLDEAEYAERVAIMDHGRIVALDTPEALKRQVASDRILVEAAAPPADPGWAEALGVEVRGSAPRFEIRCREADRLLPRVVEAFGPGVRRVEVRRPTLETVFLELTGRELRDEGPAQPARRGMGRWHR from the coding sequence GTGCCGGCCGACGTCATCGCGGTGGAGGGTCTGGAGAAGCGCTACGGCGGGGTCGAGGCCGTACGCGGGGTGAGCTTCGCCGTCCGCGAGGGCGAGCTCTTCGCCTTCCTGGGACCCAACGGGGCGGGGAAGACGACGACCATCCAGATCCTGGCCACGCTCCTCGAGCCCAGCGGCGGGCGGGCGACGGTGGCCGGCCACGACGTGGTGCGGGAGCGGGCGCGCGTGCGCCAGGCCATCGGCATCGTCTTCCAGGAGCCCACCCTGGACGACCGGCTGACCGCCATGGAGAACCTGGTCTTCCACGGCCTCCTCTACGGTCTCTCGGCCGGCCAGGTGCGGGAGCGGGCGGCGCCTCTCCTGCGCCTGGCCGGGCTGGAGGAACGGGCGGGCGACCGGGTGCGCACCTACTCGGGAGGCATGCGGCGGCGGCTGGAGCTGGTGCGCGGGCTGATCCACACGCCCCGGGTGCTCTTTCTGGACGAGCCGACGGTGGGCCTCGACCCGCAGTCGCGCGCGCAGATGTGGGAGCTGATCCGGGAGCTGCCCCAGAAGTACGGGGTGACCGTCTTCATGACCACGCACTACCTGGACGAGGCGGAGTACGCCGAGCGCGTGGCCATCATGGACCACGGGCGCATCGTCGCCCTGGACACGCCCGAGGCGCTGAAGCGCCAGGTCGCCTCGGACCGGATCCTGGTGGAGGCGGCGGCCCCACCCGCCGATCCCGGCTGGGCCGAGGCGCTGGGCGTCGAGGTGCGGGGAAGCGCGCCCCGCTTCGAGATCCGCTGCCGGGAGGCCGACCGCCTCCTGCCGCGCGTGGTGGAGGCCTTCGGTCCGGGCGTGCGGCGGGTGGAGGTGCGGAGGCCGACGCTGGAGACGGTCTTTCTGGAGCTGACGGGGCGCGAGCTGCGCGATGAGGGGCCGGCGCAGCCCGCCCGGCGCGGGATGGGGAGGTGGCACCGGTGA
- the cysK gene encoding cysteine synthase A, translating to MPIVDDVTQLIGHTPMVRLRRLPEPGSAELCLKLESFNPGGSVKDRAALFMIRAAEAEGRLRPGSLIVEPTSGNTGIALAMVAAARGYRALIVMPEGASRERVQLLRAYGAEVVLSPDEEGMSGAVRVAREIAESTPGAFLPQQFENPHNPEAHRRTTAPEILEATGGRLDAFVAAAGTGGTLTGTGQELRRHLPDLLVVTVEPAGSPVLSGGEPGRSRIPGLGPGFIPPVLDRSVYDRIVDVSDEEAWQTTRRLAREEGLLCGPSSGAVAFAALRVARELGPGKRVVAVAPDTGERYLSMGVFDA from the coding sequence ATGCCCATCGTCGACGACGTGACGCAGCTGATCGGCCACACGCCCATGGTCCGGCTCCGGCGCCTGCCCGAGCCGGGCAGCGCGGAGCTCTGCCTCAAGTTGGAGTCCTTCAACCCCGGCGGCAGCGTCAAGGACCGGGCGGCGCTCTTCATGATCCGCGCCGCCGAGGCGGAGGGCAGGCTCCGCCCCGGCTCGCTCATCGTGGAGCCCACCAGCGGCAACACCGGTATCGCCCTGGCCATGGTGGCGGCCGCCCGCGGCTACCGCGCCCTCATCGTCATGCCCGAGGGCGCCAGCCGCGAGCGCGTCCAGCTCCTGCGGGCCTACGGTGCCGAGGTCGTGCTCAGCCCGGACGAGGAGGGCATGTCCGGGGCGGTGCGGGTGGCGCGGGAGATCGCGGAGAGCACGCCCGGCGCCTTCCTGCCGCAGCAGTTCGAGAACCCGCACAATCCGGAGGCGCACCGCCGGACCACCGCGCCCGAGATCCTGGAGGCGACGGGCGGCCGCCTGGACGCCTTCGTCGCCGCGGCGGGCACCGGCGGAACGCTCACCGGCACGGGCCAGGAGCTTCGCCGCCATCTGCCCGACCTGCTGGTGGTCACCGTCGAACCGGCCGGCTCGCCCGTCCTCTCGGGCGGCGAACCCGGCCGCTCGCGCATCCCCGGCCTCGGCCCCGGCTTCATCCCGCCGGTGCTCGACCGGAGCGTCTACGATCGGATCGTCGACGTGAGCGACGAGGAAGCCTGGCAGACGACCCGCCGCCTGGCGCGGGAGGAGGGGCTGCTCTGCGGCCCCTCCTCCGGCGCCGTGGCCTTCGCCGCCCTGCGGGTGGCCCGGGAGCTGGGCCCGGGCAAGCGCGTGGTGGCGGTCGCGCCGGACACCGGCGAGCGCTATCTCAGCATGGGGGTCTTCGATGCCTAG
- a CDS encoding PLP-dependent aspartate aminotransferase family protein, producing MELRDCAPATVAVHAGERRPERPFTPTVSPIYASNTFVAPDPEEMDAILGGSLEGYTYTRHHNPTVAAFEEAVALLEGAEAARAYASGMAALAAALLGAGVAPGDRVLLSRDLYGATVSLVRDVFGRFGVEAVTADLTDPSAYEPLLERHRPRAVVAETLSNPLLRVVDVGALASAAHAHGAQLIVDNTFTTPLLCRPLELGADLVVHSATKYLGGHGDATGGVVVGPRERIRDLYARQKLLGDNLGPFEAWLLHRGLKTLPLRFQRQSASAWRLAQELRDSGRFRRVVHPLLPDHPDAERVRRLYPERLPGAVVSVDLGCDREGVFRFLRALHLVVPATTVGDVYTLCLYPWIASHRSLPPEEREAMGVTEGLVRFAVGLEEPGDLLADILQAAEQI from the coding sequence TTGGAACTCCGCGACTGCGCCCCGGCCACCGTGGCGGTCCATGCGGGCGAACGGCGCCCGGAGCGCCCCTTCACCCCCACGGTCAGCCCCATCTACGCCAGCAACACCTTCGTCGCACCGGACCCCGAGGAGATGGACGCCATCCTGGGAGGAAGCCTCGAAGGATACACCTACACGCGCCACCACAACCCCACCGTGGCCGCCTTCGAGGAGGCGGTGGCGCTGCTCGAGGGGGCCGAGGCAGCCCGCGCCTACGCCTCGGGGATGGCCGCCCTGGCGGCGGCCCTGCTTGGCGCGGGCGTGGCGCCCGGCGACCGCGTCCTCCTCAGCCGGGACCTCTACGGCGCCACCGTCAGCCTGGTGCGCGACGTCTTCGGCCGCTTCGGGGTCGAGGCGGTCACGGCCGACCTGACCGACCCCTCGGCCTACGAGCCGCTCCTGGAGCGGCACCGGCCGCGGGCGGTGGTGGCGGAGACGCTCTCCAACCCGCTCCTGCGCGTCGTCGACGTCGGGGCGCTGGCGAGCGCCGCCCACGCCCACGGGGCCCAGCTGATCGTGGACAACACGTTCACCACCCCCCTCCTCTGCCGTCCCCTGGAGCTGGGCGCGGACCTGGTGGTCCACTCGGCCACCAAGTACCTGGGCGGCCACGGCGACGCCACCGGCGGGGTGGTGGTCGGCCCGCGGGAGAGGATCCGCGATCTCTACGCGCGGCAGAAGCTGCTGGGCGACAACCTGGGGCCGTTCGAGGCCTGGCTCCTCCACCGCGGCCTGAAGACGCTGCCGCTCCGCTTCCAGCGCCAGTCGGCCAGCGCCTGGCGGCTGGCCCAGGAGCTGCGCGACTCCGGCCGCTTCCGCAGGGTCGTCCATCCCCTCCTCCCCGACCATCCGGACGCGGAGCGGGTGCGGCGGCTCTACCCGGAGCGGCTCCCGGGAGCGGTGGTGAGCGTCGACCTGGGCTGCGACCGGGAGGGGGTCTTCCGCTTCCTGCGGGCGCTCCACCTGGTGGTGCCGGCCACCACCGTCGGCGACGTCTACACGCTCTGCCTCTACCCCTGGATCGCCTCCCACCGCTCGCTGCCGCCGGAGGAGCGGGAGGCCATGGGTGTCACCGAGGGGCTGGTGCGCTTCGCGGTCGGCCTGGAGGAGCCCGGCGACCTGCTGGCCGACATCCTGCAGGCAGCGGAGCAGATCTGA
- a CDS encoding peroxiredoxin — protein sequence MAIHEPAAPAALPRIGEPAPDFEAPSTHGVVRLSDYRGKWVMLFSHPADFTPVCTTEISAFAARHDEFQRRNVQLIGLSVDSVPSHLSWTRDMAEIFGHPVPFPIIADLDMHVARLYGMIHPGESQTATVRAVFFIDDQGIVRALIYYPLSLGRNVDELLRVFDALQTTARTGYSTPVDWRPGDPVVVPAPGRADQIQSKEEAERQGLVYKQWYLRLKSLPQDGGRPGTTAP from the coding sequence ATGGCCATCCACGAGCCGGCGGCCCCCGCCGCCCTGCCGCGCATCGGCGAGCCGGCGCCCGACTTCGAGGCGCCCAGCACGCACGGCGTCGTCCGGCTCTCCGACTACCGGGGGAAGTGGGTGATGCTCTTCTCCCATCCCGCCGACTTCACGCCCGTCTGCACCACGGAGATCAGCGCCTTCGCCGCCCGCCACGACGAGTTCCAGCGGCGGAACGTCCAGCTGATCGGGCTCTCGGTGGACAGCGTCCCCTCGCACCTCTCCTGGACGCGCGACATGGCCGAGATCTTCGGCCACCCCGTCCCCTTCCCGATCATCGCCGACCTGGACATGCACGTCGCGCGCCTCTACGGGATGATCCACCCCGGCGAGTCGCAGACGGCCACCGTCCGCGCCGTCTTCTTCATCGACGACCAGGGGATCGTGCGCGCCCTGATCTACTACCCGCTCTCGCTCGGCCGGAACGTCGACGAGCTGCTGCGCGTCTTCGACGCCCTCCAGACCACCGCCCGTACCGGCTACTCGACGCCCGTCGACTGGCGGCCGGGCGACCCGGTGGTGGTCCCCGCGCCGGGCCGCGCCGACCAGATCCAGTCCAAGGAAGAGGCCGAACGGCAGGGTCTCGTATACAAGCAGTGGTATCTGCGTCTCAAGAGCCTGCCGCAGGACGGAGGCCGCCCCGGGACCACCGCCCCCTAG
- a CDS encoding rhodanese-like domain-containing protein, whose amino-acid sequence MIRLRWPEELVRLTGAECVWLPPGRLGELAGGLRAAGLGPLGAALLAPRARLALGAEIVHADPDLELPDGAEVALQVPPLRPEDHLTPEACRECLERGARLVDVREAEEFALGRIAGAESRPLSGFPEVIRDLLAGADREPIFVCRSGTRTICALVLYRLWGRDDGKHLAGGLKAWQALYPIEGLPVA is encoded by the coding sequence GTGATTCGGCTTCGCTGGCCCGAGGAGTTGGTGCGCCTGACGGGCGCGGAGTGCGTTTGGCTGCCGCCCGGCCGCCTGGGCGAGCTGGCGGGGGGGCTGCGCGCGGCGGGTCTCGGGCCGCTCGGGGCGGCGCTGCTGGCGCCGCGGGCGCGCCTGGCCCTGGGCGCGGAGATCGTCCACGCCGATCCGGACCTGGAGTTGCCGGACGGGGCGGAGGTCGCCCTCCAGGTGCCACCGTTGCGGCCGGAGGACCACCTCACCCCGGAGGCCTGCCGGGAGTGCCTGGAACGGGGCGCCCGCCTGGTCGACGTGCGCGAAGCCGAGGAGTTCGCGCTGGGCCGGATCGCGGGAGCCGAAAGCCGGCCGCTCTCCGGCTTCCCGGAGGTCATCCGCGATCTTCTCGCCGGCGCAGACCGTGAGCCCATCTTCGTCTGCCGCAGCGGGACGCGGACGATCTGCGCCCTGGTCCTCTACCGGCTCTGGGGACGGGACGACGGCAAGCACCTGGCGGGCGGGTTGAAGGCCTGGCAGGCCCTCTACCCGATCGAGGGCCTGCCGGTGGCGTGA
- a CDS encoding type II toxin-antitoxin system HicB family antitoxin, with amino-acid sequence MEEVRVGVEVDPRGRALAWVREWPGCTSHGESEREALERVPQALQEFWAWLNGHGDPEAPPPDTEVRIGAVERSPVESDLREADSEGFFSFDSEPLEPRLLARAKRFRAYARADALALLAELGEEDLRHPVGRSGRTVGATFDHMAIVDLWYAQRAGVPASAEWQAFLLTALGELADGWVHRRLEADPVTVRLFPPDVWGDGRAERWTPQKTLRRFVWHDLLHLRAIRRTLAGTGPGTGRGDRR; translated from the coding sequence GTGGAGGAAGTGCGCGTCGGCGTCGAGGTCGACCCCCGCGGGCGCGCCCTGGCCTGGGTTCGCGAGTGGCCGGGATGCACCAGCCATGGTGAGAGCGAGCGCGAGGCGCTGGAGCGGGTACCGCAGGCGCTCCAGGAGTTCTGGGCCTGGCTGAACGGGCACGGGGATCCGGAGGCGCCGCCGCCGGACACGGAGGTGCGGATCGGCGCCGTGGAGCGCTCTCCCGTCGAATCCGACCTGCGGGAGGCGGACAGCGAGGGCTTCTTCTCCTTCGACAGCGAGCCCCTCGAGCCCCGACTCCTGGCCCGCGCCAAGCGCTTCCGCGCTTACGCCCGCGCGGATGCCCTGGCCCTGCTGGCGGAGCTGGGCGAGGAAGACCTGCGGCATCCGGTGGGTCGAAGCGGCCGGACGGTGGGTGCCACCTTCGACCACATGGCCATCGTCGACCTCTGGTATGCGCAGCGCGCAGGCGTACCCGCCTCCGCCGAGTGGCAGGCCTTCCTGCTCACCGCCCTGGGCGAGCTAGCCGACGGCTGGGTGCACCGTCGGCTCGAGGCCGACCCCGTCACCGTCCGCCTCTTCCCGCCGGATGTCTGGGGCGACGGGCGGGCCGAGCGATGGACGCCGCAGAAGACGCTGCGACGCTTCGTCTGGCATGATCTCCTCCATCTTCGTGCCATACGAAGGACGCTCGCCGGGACCGGCCCCGGGACCGGCCGCGGGGACCGGCGCTGA
- a CDS encoding MFS transporter: MAGQTISGFGTQISYFVLPAVAVAQLHATPQQMGLLGTVELLPVLLGAALVGVWVDRVDRRRLMIAVDGFRALLMGCVAWLAAAGRLSMPALYLVALLSGAASIVFDIARQAFVPTVVPQEALPDANGKFELSDAVTKLAGPALGGAVLQAASGAAAVALDSVSYLASLVTLLWLPSPTPESRPERPGSGPAYLWASLREGWTFLWNRKALARAAVSSALSNFFASMGEAVWMIYVIRELHGTAAVAGTIQSLGHVGGIAGAAVAGWIGGRMAAGGSMLLGSVLAALGWWSTAAAQWHVAGTLLLALGGFLNAFGVTVFNVSQSSLRQRVTPAGMLGRVGATVRWLSRGVMPLGALAGGLVAGVAGVSATLLLAAGGRTSAAAWLIGVVEDGGLDAGGGTRAAIEYLAKEACRVFDPGMVRYPRRERDG, translated from the coding sequence TTGGCCGGGCAGACGATCTCCGGCTTCGGCACGCAGATCAGCTATTTCGTCCTTCCCGCCGTCGCCGTCGCCCAGCTCCACGCCACTCCGCAACAGATGGGACTCCTCGGCACCGTCGAACTGCTGCCCGTGCTCCTGGGAGCCGCCCTCGTCGGCGTCTGGGTGGACCGCGTCGACCGGCGCCGCCTCATGATCGCCGTCGACGGCTTCCGGGCGCTGCTCATGGGATGCGTCGCCTGGCTGGCCGCAGCGGGCAGGCTCTCGATGCCGGCCCTCTATCTCGTGGCGCTGCTCTCGGGGGCGGCGTCCATCGTCTTCGATATCGCCCGTCAGGCCTTCGTGCCGACCGTCGTCCCCCAGGAAGCCCTGCCCGACGCGAACGGCAAGTTCGAGCTGAGCGACGCCGTCACCAAGCTGGCCGGACCCGCTCTCGGTGGCGCGGTGCTGCAGGCGGCCTCCGGCGCCGCGGCCGTCGCCCTGGACTCGGTCTCGTACCTGGCGTCGTTGGTCACCCTGCTGTGGCTCCCCTCCCCTACGCCAGAGTCGCGCCCGGAGAGGCCGGGAAGCGGTCCGGCGTACCTCTGGGCTTCTCTTCGGGAGGGGTGGACCTTTCTCTGGAACCGGAAAGCCTTGGCGCGTGCCGCCGTCAGCTCCGCCCTGTCCAATTTCTTCGCCAGCATGGGCGAGGCCGTCTGGATGATTTACGTCATCCGTGAGCTCCACGGGACGGCGGCTGTGGCCGGAACGATCCAGTCGCTGGGTCACGTGGGCGGTATCGCGGGGGCGGCGGTGGCAGGTTGGATCGGCGGCCGGATGGCGGCTGGCGGCTCGATGCTCCTGGGCAGCGTGCTGGCGGCGCTGGGATGGTGGTCGACGGCGGCCGCGCAGTGGCACGTCGCCGGGACGCTCCTCCTCGCTCTGGGGGGATTCCTGAACGCTTTCGGTGTCACCGTTTTCAACGTCAGCCAGTCAAGCCTGCGGCAGAGGGTGACGCCGGCAGGGATGCTGGGCCGCGTGGGCGCGACGGTGCGGTGGCTGAGCCGGGGTGTGATGCCGCTGGGAGCGCTGGCGGGGGGGTTGGTGGCGGGTGTCGCGGGCGTTTCCGCGACCCTGCTGCTGGCGGCCGGCGGTCGCACGTCGGCCGCGGCCTGGCTGATCGGAGTGGTGGAGGATGGCGGCCTTGACGCGGGCGGCGGCACGAGGGCGGCCATCGAGTACCTTGCTAAAGAGGCCTGCCGGGTTTTCGATCCGGGGATGGTGAGGTATCCGCGACGGGAACGGGACGGATGA